Proteins from a genomic interval of Halomonas alkaliantarctica:
- a CDS encoding dihydrodipicolinate synthase family protein: protein MSQASGDVWSPVITPFGADLAPDTPRFVAHCQWLSSNGVGLAVFGTNSEANSMTVAEKQTLLTALVDGGVAPSRIMPGTGSCTIDDCVVLTREAVDAGCAGVLMLPPFYYKGVSDEGLFRYYSEVINRTANSRLRIYLYHIPPVTHVPLSYELIERLRDAFPGIIAGIKDSGGDWAHTKGLTERFAGQDFAVYAGSERFLLDTLRAGGAGCISATANVNPAAIVELARHWQANDADDRQQSLNVIRDLFEKYPLIPAMKAATAYFSGKDAWRHVRPPLVELEEQRASELVSSLKATGFQMKGLDEANHG from the coding sequence ATGTCCCAAGCAAGTGGAGACGTCTGGTCACCGGTAATTACCCCCTTCGGCGCCGACTTGGCGCCGGATACGCCACGTTTTGTGGCCCACTGTCAGTGGCTGTCTTCGAATGGCGTCGGGCTAGCCGTGTTCGGCACCAATTCCGAGGCCAACTCAATGACGGTAGCTGAAAAGCAGACGCTGTTAACCGCGCTGGTGGATGGCGGTGTCGCCCCCTCCAGGATTATGCCCGGGACCGGGAGCTGTACAATTGATGATTGCGTGGTACTGACCCGCGAGGCGGTGGACGCTGGCTGTGCCGGTGTGCTGATGCTACCGCCCTTCTATTATAAGGGCGTTAGCGACGAAGGCTTGTTTCGCTATTACAGTGAGGTGATCAACCGCACCGCAAATTCCCGTTTGCGGATCTACCTCTACCATATCCCACCTGTCACTCATGTCCCGCTCTCGTATGAACTGATCGAGCGTTTGCGCGATGCCTTCCCGGGCATTATTGCTGGCATCAAGGACAGCGGCGGAGACTGGGCACACACCAAAGGGTTAACCGAGCGCTTTGCCGGGCAGGATTTTGCCGTGTATGCCGGCAGCGAGCGGTTCCTGCTTGATACCCTTCGGGCAGGCGGCGCTGGCTGTATCAGTGCCACGGCCAACGTCAATCCGGCTGCCATCGTTGAGTTAGCCCGGCATTGGCAGGCGAACGATGCTGACGATCGTCAACAGAGCCTCAATGTTATACGCGACCTGTTTGAAAAATACCCACTTATCCCTGCCATGAAGGCGGCAACAGCTTACTTCTCAGGAAAAGACGCTTGGCGGCATGTGCGCCCGCCCTTAGTGGAACTGGAGGAGCAGCGTGCGTCTGAACTCGTGTCTTCGCTTAAAGCGACAGGATTCCAAATGAAGGGCTTAGACGAGGCGAACCATGGCTGA
- a CDS encoding Crp/Fnr family transcriptional regulator, whose protein sequence is MDVLRKVVKQPQQEEAFHSPSLSEVEALSILSQPFFTLRKKSILVNQGDPFHGLYIVHCGMLKQSHQHKDGTKLLTHFYLPRDVIGLDAIGDRTYTGTVTTIETSSLCLIPFSQIEDLPTTDAIHMQLLRCLSNAAHYGHTRLRKILSQPSEARVASFLLTMSHKYRELGYSSNFLRLPMSKQEIANYLCMAPETVSRIISQLQQRGLLSVNGHEYCIVNQEGMARISEHTKYA, encoded by the coding sequence ATGGACGTATTGCGCAAGGTAGTTAAGCAGCCTCAACAAGAAGAGGCGTTTCATTCCCCCTCGCTTTCAGAAGTCGAGGCCTTGAGCATACTTTCTCAACCATTTTTTACGCTGCGTAAAAAATCAATATTAGTTAACCAAGGAGACCCATTTCATGGATTATATATCGTTCACTGTGGCATGCTGAAGCAAAGCCACCAGCATAAGGATGGAACAAAACTACTCACCCATTTTTACCTACCAAGGGATGTGATAGGTTTAGATGCCATTGGTGATAGAACATATACTGGGACTGTTACCACCATTGAGACCTCTAGCCTGTGCTTGATTCCGTTTAGTCAGATTGAAGACTTGCCCACCACCGACGCTATTCATATGCAATTGCTACGCTGTTTGAGCAACGCCGCGCACTATGGCCATACTCGGCTAAGAAAAATTTTAAGCCAACCATCAGAAGCGAGAGTGGCCAGCTTTTTGTTGACGATGTCACATAAATATCGCGAACTTGGTTATTCCTCAAATTTTTTGAGACTACCTATGTCAAAACAAGAAATTGCTAATTATCTATGCATGGCACCCGAGACTGTCAGCCGGATTATCAGCCAACTTCAACAACGAGGTTTGCTATCAGTCAATGGGCATGAATACTGCATTGTAAATCAGGAAGGAATGGCAAGGATTTCCGAGCATACAAAATATGCATAA
- a CDS encoding tripartite tricarboxylate transporter TctB family protein: protein MNISRLVLGFFAIGIAATFYITAMGYPAKAANMPLIYSVVVALLGAAMVGQEVFSIRRHRQMSADGAATSTHDALSEEATVNGQARRCKPWKAMLTFLLAATYLYSISILGYLIATVGFMVVALAMIGHVSWRFAAIGIVLLITVVCAVFIGFLGLPVPLLPPQFSS from the coding sequence ATGAACATAAGTCGTCTGGTCTTGGGGTTTTTTGCCATTGGCATTGCAGCGACCTTTTATATTACTGCGATGGGCTATCCCGCTAAGGCGGCGAACATGCCCCTTATCTATTCGGTTGTGGTGGCCTTATTAGGAGCTGCGATGGTGGGTCAGGAGGTATTTAGTATCCGGCGGCATCGCCAGATGTCGGCTGATGGAGCAGCAACCTCTACTCATGATGCTCTTTCGGAGGAGGCAACCGTGAACGGTCAAGCTAGGCGCTGTAAGCCATGGAAGGCCATGCTGACCTTCCTGCTGGCCGCGACCTACCTTTATAGCATTTCGATATTGGGGTACCTGATCGCCACTGTTGGCTTCATGGTCGTAGCATTGGCGATGATCGGACATGTCTCATGGCGCTTCGCCGCCATAGGCATCGTGCTGCTGATCACGGTGGTATGTGCGGTTTTCATCGGCTTTCTGGGCCTACCTGTCCCCCTATTGCCGCCTCAATTTTCCTCATAA
- a CDS encoding GntR family transcriptional regulator gives MNRTVQPLTASGAETQSSTSANGVDDIVTAVEEDIVLGRLHPRERLVEEAMMERFDCKRHVVRQALFQLDTIGLTERIKNRGAFVRSYPPEEVEDIYAMREILELAAVSRLPLPAPQEWLTELEEVHQCHSEAVDAHDLRQVFHMNIAFHRTLFRACGNEYLYATINEFAQKAHGIRFIAITDRDALAQARNEHQLMIDAIRDEDRARLTDLCRQHLLPSKNRYLELYSETQD, from the coding sequence ATGAACCGAACTGTCCAGCCGCTCACCGCAAGTGGCGCCGAGACCCAATCCTCTACATCTGCAAACGGTGTCGATGACATCGTGACCGCTGTAGAAGAGGATATCGTTCTCGGTCGCCTGCACCCACGTGAGCGGCTGGTCGAAGAGGCCATGATGGAGCGCTTCGACTGCAAGCGACACGTTGTTCGCCAGGCTCTCTTCCAACTCGATACCATCGGATTGACTGAGCGCATCAAAAACAGAGGCGCTTTCGTCAGGAGTTATCCGCCGGAAGAGGTTGAGGATATCTACGCTATGCGCGAAATTCTCGAACTAGCGGCAGTCAGTAGGCTGCCATTGCCGGCTCCGCAGGAATGGCTTACAGAGCTTGAGGAGGTTCATCAGTGTCACAGCGAAGCTGTGGACGCTCACGACCTGAGGCAGGTGTTTCATATGAACATCGCTTTTCACCGCACTTTATTTAGAGCCTGCGGGAATGAATATCTGTACGCTACCATTAATGAGTTCGCTCAGAAGGCTCATGGCATCCGCTTCATCGCGATTACGGATCGCGATGCTCTAGCTCAAGCTAGAAATGAACACCAGTTGATGATTGACGCCATACGCGACGAAGATCGGGCACGCCTGACTGACCTATGTCGTCAGCATTTGCTTCCTTCCAAAAATCGCTACTTGGAACTTTATTCTGAAACCCAAGATTAA
- a CDS encoding mandelate racemase/muconate lactonizing enzyme family protein produces MTTITEVRARTVNVPLDNPTSFSNRQVLKRDYVLVEVVGDDGHIGIGFCYGGNNAGSLVANAVRELLKPVLLGGDAHATESLWQAMYQESLLHGRSGSVMRAISILDTALWDRNARAAKLPLYKYLGASDGHSVPAYASGGYYLDGKTPAMLGEEMADYVAKGFTAVKMKVGREDLAGEEARLAAVREAVGPNVQVMMDANNAWRDLPSALAFMRMAEPYNPFWIEEPFSPDDIDNHRRLAERTPVPVATGEIEAGRWRFKELLDKEAAMILQTDAAVCGGITEFRRIAATAASYGVDIYPHWFHDLHIHLVASAPNVKMVEFFADDQVLNFRRLVDTQLEFSDGQLLLPTAPGLGFGFDQAALERYAIEPWH; encoded by the coding sequence ATGACAACGATAACCGAAGTGCGTGCTCGAACGGTCAATGTACCGCTGGACAACCCCACTAGCTTTTCCAATCGTCAGGTACTCAAACGCGATTACGTGCTCGTCGAAGTGGTGGGCGATGATGGCCATATAGGCATTGGATTTTGCTATGGCGGCAACAATGCTGGCTCGCTAGTGGCCAATGCAGTAAGGGAACTACTGAAGCCGGTCCTGCTGGGGGGGGACGCTCATGCGACTGAATCACTGTGGCAGGCAATGTACCAGGAATCGCTGCTGCATGGTCGCAGCGGTTCAGTGATGCGCGCCATCAGTATTTTGGATACAGCGCTTTGGGACCGTAACGCCCGGGCGGCGAAACTTCCGCTCTATAAGTATCTGGGCGCCAGCGATGGCCACAGCGTGCCGGCTTATGCCAGTGGGGGCTACTACCTGGACGGCAAAACGCCCGCAATGCTCGGTGAAGAAATGGCCGACTACGTAGCAAAAGGCTTCACCGCGGTGAAGATGAAAGTGGGACGAGAAGATTTGGCTGGAGAGGAGGCACGTTTGGCGGCGGTGCGTGAGGCGGTGGGCCCCAATGTGCAAGTGATGATGGACGCCAACAATGCCTGGCGGGATCTGCCGTCGGCGCTGGCCTTTATGCGAATGGCCGAGCCCTATAATCCGTTCTGGATCGAGGAGCCTTTCAGTCCCGATGACATCGACAATCATCGACGTTTGGCGGAGCGCACCCCAGTTCCGGTGGCCACCGGCGAAATTGAAGCAGGTCGTTGGCGTTTCAAGGAGCTGCTGGACAAAGAAGCAGCCATGATTTTGCAGACCGATGCGGCGGTTTGTGGAGGTATTACAGAGTTTCGGCGTATCGCCGCAACGGCTGCCAGCTATGGAGTGGATATTTATCCGCACTGGTTCCACGACTTGCATATCCACCTGGTGGCATCGGCGCCCAACGTGAAGATGGTCGAGTTCTTTGCCGACGATCAGGTGCTTAACTTCAGGCGGCTTGTGGATACACAGTTGGAGTTTTCCGACGGACAACTATTGCTGCCCACCGCTCCCGGCCTTGGGTTCGGGTTTGATCAGGCTGCTCTTGAGCGCTACGCCATCGAGCCCTGGCACTAA
- a CDS encoding YIP1 family protein, producing the protein MSLLPPVILYYAGTHYDDAFMAGFADREWRFITTIIFLAEILSFFVIGWVIYAVVNGTDELSIGYQDAYLLASLAPLPLFVASLALLVPNLLFNVVVILCGRGISCSLIYHGLQAFCTHQEFDVATISATYTIMAASALVWGILFAVNWAY; encoded by the coding sequence ATGTCGCTCTTGCCGCCAGTAATACTCTATTATGCGGGCACCCATTACGACGATGCATTTATGGCGGGCTTTGCTGACCGAGAGTGGCGCTTTATCACGACAATTATTTTCCTTGCAGAGATATTGAGTTTTTTCGTGATCGGCTGGGTAATCTACGCTGTTGTCAATGGAACTGATGAGCTATCTATCGGCTATCAAGATGCTTATTTACTTGCCTCCCTTGCACCACTACCGTTATTCGTCGCTTCATTGGCACTATTGGTACCCAACTTACTTTTCAACGTAGTGGTTATACTTTGCGGGCGGGGTATCTCTTGCAGCTTGATTTACCACGGTTTACAAGCATTCTGTACGCATCAAGAATTTGATGTTGCTACGATCTCAGCCACGTATACGATTATGGCTGCCAGTGCTCTGGTGTGGGGCATTTTGTTTGCTGTTAACTGGGCTTATTAA
- a CDS encoding MarR family winged helix-turn-helix transcriptional regulator, whose translation MNNPQTLDKSDFERLSQFRYRLRCFLRHSEDICRRYGLTPLQYQLLLHLRGFHGRDWATVGELAERLQSKHHGVVALVDRCEQLSLVVRRQGREDRRQIEVHLLEEGVNRVTQIAEAHQPELRHLQEETPFPGWNKPA comes from the coding sequence ATGAATAACCCCCAGACACTTGATAAAAGCGACTTTGAGCGGCTGTCGCAATTTCGTTACCGGTTGCGTTGCTTTCTTCGCCATAGTGAAGATATCTGTCGCCGCTATGGTCTGACGCCATTGCAGTATCAACTATTGCTACATCTTCGTGGTTTCCATGGAAGAGACTGGGCGACGGTGGGGGAGCTGGCGGAGCGGCTGCAATCAAAACATCATGGGGTGGTGGCGCTAGTTGACCGCTGTGAGCAGCTATCATTGGTTGTGCGTCGTCAAGGGCGTGAGGATCGCCGCCAAATAGAAGTGCATTTATTGGAAGAGGGCGTGAATCGGGTAACCCAAATCGCTGAAGCTCATCAGCCTGAGTTGCGTCATTTGCAGGAAGAGACGCCATTTCCTGGTTGGAATAAGCCCGCTTAA
- a CDS encoding IlvD/Edd family dehydratase encodes MSQNFKNNSNGNEHHESTSKGPTLGMSNRLTNYGDADFSLFLRKAFIKGMGYTDDALSRPVIGIANTYSGYNACHGNVPGLVESVKRGVMLAGGLPVDFPTITLHESFANPTSMYLRNLMALDTEEMIRAQPMDAVVLIGGCDKTVPAQLMAAASAGVPTVQVVTGPMLAGSHRGTRVGACTDCRRYWASFRGNDIDEAEINEVNDKLVPTVGTCSVMGTASTMACLAETLGIMLPNSATAPAVYADRQRIAEQSGAQAVALAHAGVTPDQILTPEAFENALRVLLSLGGSTNALIHLTAIAGRLGIDIDLEAFDRMSQETPVLMDLKPSGEGYMEDLHRAGGLPTLLRELKPLLHLDAMTINGHTLGENIDAAVHLIDQKVVRSMHSPVYAQGGIAVLRGNLAPSGAIIKQSAASSELMTHRGRAVVFTGLEDLANRIDDPDLDVQADDVLVLQNIGPKGAPGMPEAGYIPIPKKLAAQGVKDMVRISDGRMSGTAAGTIVLHVSPESAEGGPLGLVRDGDFISLNVANNQLNLEVDEAELDARRQAFKVEEGGAPLLGYRRLFMEQILQAEQGCDFRACRPEPTCRIPRQHEA; translated from the coding sequence ATGAGCCAGAACTTTAAAAACAATAGCAACGGCAATGAGCATCATGAATCGACATCTAAAGGTCCCACCTTGGGCATGTCCAATCGACTAACCAACTATGGTGACGCAGACTTTTCGCTCTTTCTGCGCAAGGCCTTCATCAAGGGCATGGGTTATACGGATGATGCGCTTTCGCGTCCGGTCATTGGGATTGCCAATACCTACAGTGGCTACAATGCCTGTCATGGCAATGTGCCTGGATTGGTCGAGAGCGTTAAGCGTGGCGTCATGCTCGCTGGCGGCTTACCGGTAGACTTTCCCACCATTACCCTTCATGAATCTTTCGCTAACCCCACCAGCATGTACCTGCGTAACCTTATGGCATTGGATACGGAGGAGATGATTCGTGCCCAGCCGATGGATGCCGTGGTACTGATCGGCGGTTGCGATAAGACCGTACCCGCGCAGTTGATGGCTGCCGCTAGCGCCGGTGTTCCGACAGTCCAAGTCGTTACCGGGCCCATGCTTGCGGGCTCGCACCGTGGTACGCGCGTCGGAGCCTGCACCGACTGTCGCCGTTACTGGGCCTCCTTCCGTGGTAATGACATCGACGAAGCGGAAATTAACGAAGTCAACGACAAGCTGGTCCCTACCGTGGGTACTTGTTCGGTAATGGGTACCGCAAGCACTATGGCTTGCCTAGCCGAGACGCTGGGAATAATGCTGCCCAACAGCGCCACCGCCCCGGCCGTCTACGCCGATCGGCAACGCATTGCCGAACAGTCAGGCGCGCAGGCCGTTGCACTTGCACACGCAGGCGTTACGCCAGATCAAATTCTTACTCCTGAAGCTTTTGAGAATGCTTTACGCGTACTGCTCTCCTTAGGCGGCTCCACTAATGCCTTGATTCATCTGACCGCTATCGCAGGACGCTTGGGCATCGATATCGATCTTGAGGCATTTGACCGAATGAGCCAGGAAACCCCTGTACTAATGGATCTCAAGCCATCAGGAGAAGGGTACATGGAAGATTTGCATCGGGCAGGCGGCCTCCCCACCTTGCTACGTGAGTTAAAGCCGTTGTTACACTTGGACGCCATGACCATTAATGGTCATACCTTGGGTGAAAACATTGATGCCGCCGTCCATCTCATCGACCAAAAGGTCGTGCGGTCCATGCACAGCCCAGTCTACGCTCAGGGTGGCATCGCCGTATTGCGTGGCAACCTGGCACCGTCCGGCGCCATTATTAAGCAGTCAGCCGCCTCGTCAGAACTTATGACACACCGTGGTCGTGCAGTGGTCTTCACTGGGCTAGAGGACTTGGCTAACCGCATCGATGACCCGGATCTGGATGTGCAAGCTGACGACGTGCTAGTGCTCCAGAACATCGGGCCCAAGGGAGCACCGGGTATGCCCGAAGCGGGCTACATCCCGATTCCCAAGAAGCTCGCCGCTCAAGGCGTCAAAGATATGGTGCGCATTTCCGACGGACGCATGAGTGGCACCGCGGCAGGCACTATCGTGCTCCACGTCTCTCCCGAATCCGCTGAGGGCGGCCCCCTTGGGTTGGTACGCGATGGCGATTTCATATCGCTGAATGTTGCTAATAATCAGTTAAACCTAGAAGTTGACGAGGCGGAGCTTGATGCTCGACGCCAAGCCTTCAAAGTTGAGGAGGGCGGGGCACCACTCCTGGGCTATCGACGTCTGTTTATGGAGCAAATCCTTCAAGCCGAACAGGGGTGCGATTTCCGTGCTTGCCGACCCGAACCTACGTGCCGGATACCGAGACAGCATGAAGCCTGA
- a CDS encoding tripartite tricarboxylate transporter substrate binding protein, which produces MQIRSIYTASLLSALMLSGAAQAEYSAADEIKVLQGFKAGGGSDTLAQLTQPFLRESLGVEFINEYIPGATGAIAWTRLTQQSPNDGSVISITNTPMLMTNYIMNDAIHYSIDELTPIANVVTDPGIIVVPEDSPYQTVEDFLAAAEERPGQITVANSGVGGDDFFSTIMIEKATGLSFQKVPFQGDGPSATAALGSKVDASFNNLGNVYGHIQSGSLRPLAVFTNERLDILPDVPTMIEKDINVVAGSSRGYSAPAGIPDEARDELIAAFEALKDNEEFQQTAQERAMNLDIQTGDDYGQMMQDMEGQFEEIWADVKDEVNQ; this is translated from the coding sequence ATGCAAATCCGTAGCATTTACACAGCGTCCCTCCTATCCGCCCTGATGCTTTCAGGAGCCGCTCAGGCGGAGTATTCAGCAGCCGATGAGATTAAGGTGCTTCAAGGATTTAAGGCAGGTGGAGGCAGCGATACCTTGGCTCAGTTGACCCAACCATTTTTGCGAGAATCCCTGGGTGTGGAATTCATTAATGAATATATTCCTGGTGCTACAGGTGCGATTGCCTGGACCCGGCTAACCCAACAATCACCGAATGATGGCAGCGTCATCAGCATTACCAATACACCCATGTTGATGACCAACTACATCATGAATGACGCCATCCACTACTCGATAGATGAACTAACGCCGATCGCCAACGTGGTCACTGATCCGGGCATCATCGTTGTTCCGGAAGACAGCCCCTATCAAACAGTGGAAGATTTTCTCGCTGCTGCAGAGGAACGCCCTGGACAGATTACGGTGGCAAATTCAGGCGTCGGCGGAGATGACTTTTTCTCAACCATTATGATAGAGAAGGCAACGGGGCTGTCCTTTCAAAAAGTCCCTTTCCAGGGCGATGGGCCCTCCGCGACAGCAGCATTGGGAAGCAAGGTCGATGCCAGTTTCAATAACCTTGGTAATGTCTACGGTCATATTCAGTCGGGCAGCCTGCGCCCTCTCGCCGTCTTCACCAACGAGCGTCTGGATATCCTGCCTGATGTGCCCACCATGATTGAGAAAGATATTAACGTCGTGGCTGGCTCTTCACGCGGTTACAGCGCACCAGCAGGCATACCAGATGAAGCACGCGATGAGCTTATTGCTGCCTTTGAAGCCCTAAAAGATAACGAGGAGTTCCAGCAGACGGCTCAGGAACGTGCCATGAATCTCGACATCCAGACCGGTGACGACTACGGCCAAATGATGCAGGACATGGAAGGCCAATTCGAAGAGATCTGGGCTGATGTCAAAGATGAGGTCAACCAGTAA
- a CDS encoding carboxymuconolactone decarboxylase family protein, giving the protein MTKHDLPSGAGDVANQYPEIWEAYAALGKACAEAGPLDERSRRLIKLSLAIGARSEGAVHSHVRRALAEGVSAEELKQVAMLAIPTTGFPTAVAALTWIEDITDPD; this is encoded by the coding sequence ATGACAAAACATGATTTGCCTTCTGGAGCCGGGGATGTCGCAAACCAGTATCCTGAGATATGGGAAGCTTATGCCGCTTTGGGCAAGGCCTGTGCTGAAGCTGGGCCGCTTGATGAACGTAGCCGGCGCTTGATAAAACTCTCGCTGGCCATAGGGGCACGCTCCGAAGGGGCCGTTCACTCCCATGTGCGTCGTGCCTTGGCGGAAGGTGTGAGTGCCGAGGAACTTAAACAAGTAGCCATGTTGGCGATTCCTACCACCGGATTTCCGACTGCTGTCGCGGCCTTAACCTGGATTGAGGACATCACGGATCCTGATTAA
- a CDS encoding 2-hydroxyacid dehydrogenase yields the protein MAEQMKSWRIVAVRRLSEAQLEALSEVAEVDYFEDVDESNRADFMAALSKAHGLIGGKLELNEAMLDEAPSLQVVSTISVGYDHLPLNALNRRGILLCNTPDVLTETTADTAFALIMATQRRLVELANLVREGGWRAHIGTEHFGVDVHGKTLGIIGAGRIGAAIARRGALGFSMPILYTAASSKPALEQQLGAQRRELNDLLAEADIVCISVPYNNDTHHLIDADALARMKPTAALINIARGKVVDEPALIEALSSGGIRAAGLDVFVEEPLPSGSPLAAMDNVVTTPHIGSATHETREAMAQLAVNNLLGALTGSGPLSPVNENIWRRAAADTKET from the coding sequence ATGGCTGAGCAAATGAAATCATGGCGTATTGTCGCCGTACGACGGCTCAGTGAGGCTCAGCTTGAGGCGCTTTCCGAGGTTGCCGAGGTCGATTACTTCGAGGACGTGGACGAATCAAACCGCGCTGATTTCATGGCAGCGCTTTCCAAGGCCCATGGACTGATTGGCGGCAAATTGGAGCTCAACGAGGCAATGCTCGACGAAGCGCCGTCGCTGCAAGTGGTATCCACCATTTCGGTGGGTTATGACCATTTACCGCTCAATGCGCTGAATCGGCGCGGCATTCTACTGTGCAATACACCTGATGTGCTGACTGAAACCACCGCCGATACTGCATTTGCGCTGATCATGGCGACCCAGCGTCGGCTGGTCGAACTTGCCAACCTGGTTCGTGAGGGCGGCTGGCGTGCACATATCGGTACCGAACATTTCGGTGTTGATGTGCACGGCAAAACCCTAGGAATTATCGGTGCAGGTCGCATTGGTGCGGCGATTGCCCGTCGAGGGGCGTTGGGTTTTAGCATGCCCATCCTTTATACAGCCGCTTCCTCTAAGCCTGCGCTTGAACAGCAGCTAGGGGCGCAAAGGCGAGAGCTAAATGACCTATTAGCCGAAGCGGATATCGTCTGCATTAGCGTGCCCTACAATAACGATACACATCACTTAATTGACGCCGATGCTCTAGCACGCATGAAACCGACGGCTGCCCTAATCAATATAGCGAGAGGTAAGGTGGTCGATGAACCGGCGCTGATCGAGGCACTCAGCTCCGGCGGAATTCGTGCAGCTGGGCTTGACGTATTCGTAGAGGAACCGCTTCCATCCGGTTCGCCCCTGGCTGCCATGGACAATGTAGTGACTACTCCACACATTGGCTCGGCGACCCATGAAACGCGTGAGGCTATGGCACAGTTGGCAGTCAATAACCTGCTGGGGGCGCTAACCGGTAGCGGCCCACTCAGTCCTGTTAACGAAAATATATGGCGACGGGCTGCTGCAGACACCAAGGAGACATGA
- a CDS encoding tripartite tricarboxylate transporter permease, translating to MDNLVLVGLTNVMSFTNIALILGGTLLGLFVGAMPGLSATMALALLLPLTFGMDPASGLSMLASLYVGASYGGSIAAILLKTPGTPSAAATVLDGFPLSQQGQAGRALGVSLFASFIGGLLSGIALLTAAPLLGVLVLKFGPIELFAIAVLGITIIGSLSQGSVISGLLSGTLGLLLSTVGMDLITGTPRMTFDVINLFSGIEFTVALIGLFSIPQALILIENAHGAQKVASKITDRLIPPLAEIRRLLPNIFRSSGIGIITGLIPGTGGDTASWFAYNEAKRFAKDKSRFGKGDIAGVAAPEAANNAVVGGALIPTIALGIPGSSSTAILLGALMVQGILPGPNLLTDYGDVTYTLIWAVIFANIGLLLVGLLFTRLCVSVTRVPDSFVACSIITLCVIGAFAINNSLFEVGLMLGFGLFGYWMNKAGVSPAPMVIGLILGPVMETSYQQSMLIGQGNLSIFLTSPIAVVLLCIAALSVLQATPFFRWVRAAMRPRTQTE from the coding sequence ATGGATAATCTTGTTCTGGTGGGCCTGACCAATGTCATGTCGTTCACCAACATTGCCCTGATCCTGGGCGGTACCCTCCTGGGGCTGTTCGTGGGTGCCATGCCGGGACTCTCAGCGACAATGGCGCTGGCACTGCTATTACCCCTCACCTTTGGCATGGACCCCGCGTCGGGTCTTAGCATGTTGGCCTCACTCTATGTGGGGGCCTCCTACGGTGGCTCAATCGCCGCCATTTTATTGAAGACGCCCGGCACCCCCTCGGCCGCGGCGACAGTACTCGATGGATTCCCGCTATCGCAACAGGGCCAGGCCGGGAGAGCCTTAGGTGTGTCGCTCTTCGCTTCTTTTATCGGTGGCCTGCTGAGCGGAATCGCATTGCTCACTGCAGCACCGTTGCTTGGTGTATTGGTGCTCAAGTTTGGCCCTATCGAGCTGTTTGCGATCGCCGTATTGGGCATCACCATCATTGGATCTTTATCACAAGGGTCGGTAATCAGTGGGCTGCTCTCGGGCACCTTGGGTCTACTGTTGAGCACGGTAGGCATGGATCTGATCACCGGCACGCCACGGATGACTTTCGATGTCATTAACTTGTTCTCGGGTATCGAGTTCACCGTAGCGCTTATCGGTCTGTTCTCGATCCCACAGGCGTTGATATTGATTGAGAATGCCCATGGTGCCCAGAAGGTGGCAAGCAAAATCACCGATAGGTTGATTCCGCCTCTCGCTGAGATTCGCCGCTTGTTACCCAATATCTTCCGTTCCAGTGGCATCGGCATCATCACCGGCCTAATTCCGGGTACCGGCGGTGATACTGCCAGTTGGTTCGCTTACAACGAAGCCAAACGCTTTGCCAAAGATAAGAGCCGCTTTGGCAAGGGGGACATCGCTGGGGTGGCGGCACCTGAAGCGGCTAACAATGCGGTAGTGGGCGGTGCTTTGATACCCACTATTGCCTTGGGTATTCCTGGCAGTTCTTCTACCGCCATTCTGCTCGGTGCGCTAATGGTTCAAGGTATTCTGCCAGGGCCTAACCTGCTCACGGACTATGGAGATGTCACTTATACCCTTATCTGGGCGGTGATTTTTGCCAACATTGGCCTACTGCTAGTGGGGCTGCTGTTTACTCGACTCTGCGTAAGTGTGACACGTGTACCAGACAGCTTTGTGGCTTGCTCGATCATTACTCTGTGTGTGATTGGCGCCTTTGCTATCAACAACAGCTTGTTTGAGGTTGGGCTGATGTTGGGCTTCGGTCTGTTTGGCTATTGGATGAATAAAGCAGGTGTGTCACCCGCACCGATGGTAATCGGTTTGATTCTCGGCCCAGTCATGGAGACCAGCTACCAGCAATCGATGCTAATCGGGCAAGGCAACTTGAGCATCTTTTTGACCAGCCCTATCGCTGTCGTGCTTCTCTGCATTGCCGCCCTCTCAGTACTCCAAGCGACACCCTTCTTCCGCTGGGTGCGGGCTGCAATGCGCCCACGTACTCAGACAGAATAA